From one Dermacentor variabilis isolate Ectoservices chromosome 3, ASM5094787v1, whole genome shotgun sequence genomic stretch:
- the LOC142576718 gene encoding uncharacterized protein LOC142576718, which translates to MTRVLVAGDSMVKYADQYFPSRRSLSVSVAAHRGVRIEHLLSMIADKLAGFDFVIVHVGTNNTVDSVSVCMDKYRQLAQGIIERNTMVHVAFSAILPRGQNQYSSWEAQSSWLHDLNDNYEKINTALMQYCHECGYTLLGGLVDNWPSCLSRDGVHPSRFGNNVLADFLYQGACTLSIHLERSRIQQSYKETQAPSS; encoded by the coding sequence ATGACACGTGTTTTGGTTGCCGGTGACTCGATGGTGAAATACGCGGACCAGTATTTCCCATCGCGTCGTAGTTTGTCAGTCAGTGTTGCCGCGCATAGAGGAGTAAGGATTGAGCATTTGCTGTCAATGATTGCTGACAAGCTAGCTGGTTTTGATTTTGTCATTGTGCACGTTGGCACTAACAACACTGTTGACAGTGTCAGCGTGTGCATGGACAAGTATCGCCAGCTCGCTCAGGGGATCATCGAGAGAAATACCATGGTGCATGTAGCTTTTTCTGCCATTCTTCCTCGGGGGCAGAATCAGTACAGCTCATGGGAAGCTCAGTCCTCATGGTTGCATGACCTGAATGATAACTACGAAAAGATTAACACAGCCCTGATGCAGTACTGCCACGAGTGCGGCTACACACTCCTGGGTGGTCTCGTGGACAActggcccagttgcctgagcagaGATGGTGTCCACCCGAGCCGCTTTGGTAACAACGTGCTGGCAGACTTCCTGTACCAGGGGGCCTGCACCCTGTCCATCCATCTGGAGAGAAGCCGCATCCAGCAGTCCTACAAGGAGACCCAGGCACCTTCTTCATAG